From a single Nicotiana tomentosiformis chromosome 2, ASM39032v3, whole genome shotgun sequence genomic region:
- the LOC138904574 gene encoding uncharacterized protein, whose protein sequence is MRQPREGLGYKQPSPVHISRRRASINYITVEDESAASNKPFVFDRLGKSTVRTSVFEKLGPLKKGNKFQRNYQNTKTTALPKIQKISKDFQSLVHSRMNRQIKVMVSCDEVLKVKPYTVVYTKERDEDEESMDSSYNVTAQGEHGILSLMEDDERLDDVLPCYHISFNDGDPQEDEDAKDAPPELEEGVKATIDALKEVNFGTDEKPRPTYLSALLEVDEESTYIELLKEFRDVFAWRYKKMSGLDPKVVVHHLAVKNGALKYPTWVSSIVPVRKKNGQIRVCVDFRDLNNACPKDEFLLPIPELMIDATTGYEAMSFMDGSSGYNQIRMAPKDKELTAFRTPKGIYCYKAIKGQALVDFLADHPIPDDWELTDELPDEDAMVIEVQPPWKMYFNGAAHRRGAGVGVVFVTFQGEVLPYSFTLTQFCSNNVAEYQALILGLEMAVEMKRLQLQVVGDSQLVAKQLLGSYEVNKPELLPYHDYARKLMGWLGDVTIHHVPRKENKKADALAALTSSLTLPDQAQITVCQKWVVPPPNEAESEENELKHLVVVSEVEKEEWRQPIIDYLCYRILPENPRRRTEICRRAPRFLYYKATLYIRSFEGVLLRCLGEEEALQALQEEVKKENVASFIRVNIIYRFGIPRYIITDNGKPFDNRLMNKICELFGFKQRNASMYNAVANGLAKAFNKTLCNLLKKVVSKSKRDWHDRIEEALSAYRTTHRTPTKAAPYALVYGVEVVLPLERQIPSLRLAIQEGKFTSKWDGPYVVHEAYSSGAYKLVDVDGMRIGPINGKFLKKYYP, encoded by the exons ATGAGAcaaccacgtgaaggtttgggatacaagcaaccGTCACCAGTGCACATCTCCAGAAGAAGGGCGAGCATcaattatatcactgtagaagatgaatctgccgcttctaacaagccttttgtctttgatcgacttggaaaatcaactgtgaggacTTCTGTATTTGAGAaattgggtccattaaagaaggggaataagttccagagaaattatcaaaatacaaaaacaacCGCTTTGCCCAAAATTCAAAAGAtctctaaagatttccaaagtttggttcaTTCTAGAATGAATCGACAAATAAAAGTCATGGTTTCGTGTGATGAGGTACTGAAGGTGAAGCCATACACTGTGGTCTACACTAAAGAAcgtgatgaagacgaagaaagTATGGATTCTTCGTATAATGTTACTGCACAAGGCGAGCATGGTATTTTATCTTTAATGGAGGATGATGAGAGATTGGACGATGTTTTaccgtgttatcacatatccttcaacgatggggaccctcaagaagatgaagatgcaaaAGATGCTCCGCCGgaacttgaagaaggggtgaaggcaacgattgatgccttaaaagaagttaacttTGGCACTGATGAaaaaccaagacccacctacctaagtgctttactagaagttgatgaagaaagcacttatattgagttactcaaggagtttagggatgtctttgcttggagaTACAAAAAAATGTCtggcttggaccctaaagtagtagtccatcaccttgcagtcaagaatggcgctc ttaaatacccaacatgggtttcaagtattgtccctgtaaggaagaagaatggccagattCGAGTATGCGTTGacttcagggatctcaacaatgcgtgtcccaaagatgaattcctgctccctattccagagctgatgatcgatgctactactggTTATGAGGCAATGTCTTTCATGGACGGTTCgtcgggctataaccaaattcgcatggcaCCAAAAGATAAAGAGCTTACTGCATTTCGCACCCCaaagggtatttattgctacaaa gctataaaaggacaagcgttagtagacttcttggcagatcaccctatacctgatgattgggaACTAACTGACGAACTACCCGACGAGGACGCAATGGTTATTGAAGTTCAgcctccatggaagatgtactttaaTGGTGCTGCACATCGCCGAGGAGCTGGTGTTggtgtagtatttgtcacttTTCAAGGTGAAGTTCTGCCTTACTCTTTTACGTTGACGCAATTCTGCTCTAACAAcgttgctgagtatcaagcactaatacttgggcttgaaatggctgtcgAAATGAAGCGGTTGCAATTGCAAGTCGTTGGTGACTCTCAATTAGTGGCCAAACAGCTTctaggtagttacgaggtcaatAAGCCTGAACTACTCCCATATCATGATTACGCTAGAAAATTAATGGGGTGGCTCGGTGATGTGACTATTCATcatgtgccaaggaaagaaaataagaaggctgatgctttagctgccctaACTTCATCGTTAACCCTGCCTGATCAAGCACAAATTACtgtctgccaaaaatgggtagtaccgccACCAAATGAGGCCgaaagtgaagaaaatgaactcaagcatcttgtcgttgtttctgaagttgagaaagaagaatggcgacaacccattatcgactacttatGCTATAGGATACTTCCAGAAAATccgaggagaaggactgaaatctgtcgtcgtgcacctcgcttcctttactacaaagctACTCTATACATaaggtcattcgagggagtactcttgcgatgtttaggggaagaagaagcactccaagctttgcaagag gaagtaaagaaggaaaatgttgcaagtttcatccgagtaaacattATCTATCGCTTTGGTATTCCTCGTTAtataataacggataatggcaagccgttcgacaataggttgatgaacaagatttgtgaacTCTTTGGTTTCAAGCAACGCAACGCTTCTATGTACAATGCTGTCGCCAATGGTCTAGCCAAGGCATTCAAcaagactctatgcaacttgttaaagaaagtcgtctccaaatccaaacggGATTGGCATGACCGTATAGAGGAAGCTCTGTCGGCATATAGGACAACTCACCGCACGCCAACAAAAGCGGCCCCTTATGCACTCGTTTATGGAGTTGAAGtcgtcttgccactcgagcgtcaaataccttcattacgattagctattcaagaag ggaagttcacttcaaaatgggatgggccatatgtcgtacacgaagcttactcaagtggggcttacaagtTGGTTGATGTAGATGGCATGCGAATCggccctatcaatggcaagtttttgaagaagtattatccttga
- the LOC104094681 gene encoding acyl-coenzyme A oxidase 4, peroxisomal, translating into MKVPSTRTQEEMYKEAKSSYFDLPALDVSTAFPQATPASDFPTCASDYYQLDDLLTPEEKAIRMKVRECMEKEVAPIMTKYWEKAEFPFEVIPKLGALHISGGTIKGYGCPGLSITGSAVALAELARVDASCSTFILVHSSLAMLTIALCGSEMQKQKYLPSLAELSTVACWGLTEPDYGSDASALRTTARKVEGGWILDGQKRWIGNSTFADVLVIFARNTATNQINGFIVKKDAPGLQATKIENKIGLRMVQNGDILLKNVFVPDEDRLPGVSSFQDTSKVLAVSRVMVSWQPIGIAMGVYDMCHRYLKERKQFGAPLAAFQINQQKLVQMLGNIQAMLLVGWRLCKLYESGKMTPGQASLGKSWISLRARETVSLGRELLGGNGILADFLVAKAFCDLEPIYTYEGTYDINTLVTGREITGLPSFKPATLRPKSRL; encoded by the exons ATGAAAGTTCCATCAACAAGAACTCAAG AGGAAATGTATAAAGAGGCGAAAAGCTCCTATTTTGATTTACCAGCTTTGGATGTTTCCACTGCATTTCCTCAAGCAACTCCAGCGTCCGACTTTCCTACATGTG CTTCGGACTATTATCAGCTTGATGATCTTTTGACTCCTGAAGAGAAAGCAATCAGAATGAAAGTAAGAGAGTGCATGGAAAAAGAAGTTGCACCTATAATGACAAAG TACTGGGAGAAAGCAGAGTTTCCGTTTGAAGTCATTCCAAAACTTGGTGCTTTGCACATATCTGGTGGCACTATAAAG GGGTATGGTTGTCCAGGTCTCTCAATAACTGGAAGTGCCGTTGCTCTAGCAGAACTTGCCAGAGTTGATGCAAGCTGCTCGACATTCATTTTGGTGCATTCATCTTTGGCAATGCTCACTATTG CTCTATGCGGGTCAGAAATGCAAAAGCAAAAATACTTACCATCTCTGGCTGAACTTAGCACCGTAGCTTGTTGG GGGCTAACTGAGCCAGACTATGGAAGTGATGCAAGTGCTTTGAGGACAACTGCCAGAAAG GTTGAAGGAGGTTGGATCCTGGATGGGCAAAAACGATGGATAGGAAACAGCACTTTTGCGGATGTATTGGTTATTTTTGCTAGAAACACAGCCACAAACCAAATAAATGG TTTCATAGTAAAGAAGGATGCTCCAGGCTTGCAAGCTACTAAAATAGAAAACAAGATTGGGCTGCGGATGGTTCAAAATGGAGATATTCTGTTAAAGAATGTATTTGTTCCAGATGAGGATAGACTACCTGGCGTCAGTTCTTTCCAGGATACAAGCAAG GTGCTTGCTGTATCACGTGTCATGGTCTCGTGGCAACCTATAGGCATTGCAATGGGTGTCTATGATATGTGTCACAG GTATTTAAAAGAGAGGAAGCAATTTGGAGCTCCACTGGCTGCTTTCCAGATCAATCAACAGAAACTGGTTCAGATGTTGGGCAACATTCAGGCTATGCTTCTTGTTGGTTGGCGCCTTTGCAAGTTGTATGAGAGTGGAAAAATGACGCCAGGTCAAGCTAGCTTGGGGAAA TCATGGATTTCCTTGAGGGCGAGAGAGACGGTTTCTCTTGGACGGGAATTACTTGGTGGCAATGGTATCTTGGCTGACTTTCTAGTGGCAAAG GCATTCTGCGACTTGGAGCCTATCTATACGTACGAGGGAACTTATGATATCAACACACTGGTAACAGGTAGAGAAATTACTGGTCTTCCCAGCTTCAAGCCAGCAACATTGAGGCCAAAAAGTCGCCTGTAG